A region of the Arachis hypogaea cultivar Tifrunner chromosome 15, arahy.Tifrunner.gnm2.J5K5, whole genome shotgun sequence genome:
ATCATATCCCATATCAGGAACAGATTCCAGGCACACATCAACATTCGGTACGGGTGGCCCCACTGTCCCAACCATATCCATTTCATGTGGTAGTGAGACAAAGGTTCCCGCACAGGTTTCAGTCAGACCTATTGTCGTTTCAACAAAATCACAATAATCAAGTCCAAAGTATATTACAAGAGCTATAACCACCTGATGAAATTCAAATTAGAATAAACAAAACATAAATGGAGCTTCAATTATAAGCGTGTCAATAGACTAAGTTCTTATTTgccaaaagtttttaaaatttatcaagGAGGCAAGTTTTCTTTCATTCTTCATTGTTTCCTTGTTCATCTAGGATCTAAGGAAAATATTGGATTAAAAATTATTCTAGAAAAACAATAATGAATTGAATGGTCAGTAATTATACTAAGGTTTTTAAGTTCATAGAAATTCAAAGTATGCTACAAAAAAATAGAGCAAGTTTTACTTTCTCAAACAATTTCAATAGTTAGAAAATAACTTGAATAGTTGAATTCATATGATTAACTATCTTAAATAATTTCAGATACACCCTAAGATGGTAACCTATGGTAACAAGTTATTAACTAATCAACAGATCCAAACTTCAGCAGAAATTTGTCGACATTTCAAGCAAGCTTGGCTGTTTTGAAAACATGACTTCagaaggaaaaggaaaaatgACCCGGTGAAAATTAGGTTCTGAAATAACAAGAGCATACCATATCCTTGTATGACATGAGCACAAGTAACGACTTTTAAGTAACTCTCCACATGTGGAGATAGAGGTGCTGCTCCAGACAAAATGAGGCGTACATGACCCCCCAACCCTTGCTTCACCTGATCAAGTTGCAAAAGCAAGactagttaaaaaaatataatgattTACAGTTCCTGATCATTCTCATAGGCTGCGGAACTAAAACTTATGCATTCTACTACCTTATCAAACACAATTTTGTCAAGAAGTGGAGATGcctcttcatgctttctccctttCTTCATGTTGTTCAACTTACTGCAGCCAATTTTAGAGTTCGATTATTAGAATACTGCAATGCTTACTCAGGGAGTGCCAATACTTTGGATAAAATATGTGTGATTTGGATCAAGAACACTCGAACTTCATAGTTTTTTAGAGAGTCCGAAACATTTCACTGCGTTGTCATTCTCAAGTAGCTGTTTACAAATTATAATACCATTGTACTTACTATGAGTAAGCAAAGTTGAATAATGCTTGTTTCAGGAAGCCCCCAGCGGAAACCTTTTGTGTCAAACCTGTATATCAGATGGAGAACAGGGTGCAGAGACTGTTCAGAAATATGGATACGAAAGAAATAGAACTTAAGAAAATCGTTACAGAATCACATTGGGTAATCCTAGCACACTACTTTAACgttactaaaattataattggatCATCAGCAACATATGATGTTGATAAGATACCTGTGTACACTCTATCAAGCACACGTGGAACAGCACAGAAAATAGTTGGTTTTAGCTCCCCAATGTCTTCAATTAACAATTTGACATCCTGCAGCCATGGCATAATTGTGGTCATAGTCCTTCCAAATCAAAATTTGTCCTTTCTTTTGCAGATAAAAATCAAAACCAAAGTTCAGTTATCACTTCAAATCTCCATTTGGTAATGACAGATTTAGCACAACATAAACTCACCCCACGCCAGAAACCAATGGAGGCACCATGCCATATAAATAGCTCTTCAATGACCCTATCAAAGATATGTGCAAGAGGAAGATATGACAAGTAGACATCCTTGTCATTCAACTGTCACAAAAGGAGATTAGAAGTCAACAAAAGTACACCTAACAGATTTAGAATCTTAATGCATCCTAAAATTCTAATAAGCTAGACTGTTAAAAAatgtgatatataatatgcttaaCTTGAATGAAATAAAAGTGCACAGTGGGAGTGCTCTGTGCATTCATGGATTTATTAGAAAAATCTAGGTGctggaaaataaaataacttaCTTCCTCCTTGACAGACTCCAACAGTCGCTTAACCCCAGCTAAGAGAGTAAGGATACTCTCATTAGATATCAACACACCCTTGGGATCGCCAGTAGTTCCACTAGTGTACATTATTGTACAGATGTCACTCTTTTTCTTCACaggaagatcaaaactttgatttTGACCCTGTAAAAGTCATTGAGAAAAATTAAGAAGCGAAAGAAAAATTCCTTCCCACACCATCATGACTGAACTGAAGTAACCAATATGTCCTTGAGTTTCTACTTGCAACATAGCAGCCTTCGTATTATTAATAAAAGAAGGAATGCTTTTCCTATCCCCTCCCCCCTTCTCTAATTCCCAGAGCACAGAACTCTGTTCACGAGTTGTTTACTACGTACATCACTAATACACCCACTGCAGGTGCATAAAGATAGTTTTATCATTTCTAACAGTAGGAAAGGCTCTTCTTGTTCCAAGATCATGTTAAACCAGCAACCTCAACAGCAAATAATAgtagaatttatataatttattaacaaaGTATCTTTCAACTAGAACACAGGTGGATAGCGATAGAGGATAGATCAATTTTCACGCGAAAGAGTATTAAATATACCGCCAAGGAAAGAATCATCTCTCATATCAGCACAAAAGGTAATACAAGAAATGAATAACATACCACTTGCAAAAATTCATCCCACGAATATATTGCCAACCCAAACTTTTCAACTTCTTGCTTTTGTTCAGGTGTAACCTTCCCAAAGCTCACAAGCGCTGCACAAAGAAAAAGAGGTGATTGCTTCTTTTTCATGAATATATTTTTCTGTACAAATATCTGAAGGAATGGCTAGAATCAAAGGAACTTCTTACTCTTGAGATACTTTGTTGTATTTGGAAATGTCTTCAATAGCTGAAACATTTTCAGGAAAAAGATAGATAGATAAGAGTCAATGTATTGTACACAGTAGCTAATCTTTCAAAAATAGTAAACCAATATAAAAAAAGAAGGTATTTTAATTGGCTAACCTCcggtattttcttttcttctacaaaTGATACAGATACCTCTGCATGGCATATAATAAACTCTACAGCGCCAGCACCTAAGTCATATCCGTGTGTCAAAAACAATGGTCATTATAATTAGAGAAAGTATTAGGATGCCACATATATCCATCCTTGAACCTTAAGCCTGATATAGAACCTAAACAACTTGTAATTGATTATCAATATCTGTACAATTGGATGTCCTTTAATGCAGAGTTTCAATTTTTCTGCATGCTGTTAAATTTCAAATGTCGTCATTGTTTTGAAAGATAAGTTACCACATTTTATGTGACAGGTGTCGGTGCATGCTTAGTAATTACAAAATTTTCAAACACAATGTAGCTTTATTCATAAATTGGTTAAGATttcaaaaacacacaaattcgTGAACTAACTTATTTCTTGATAATGTTATTTGGAAATAATATAAAAACTGCTAAATAACCATGGGAGTTCCCAATGCACGTGTGAATTTGGCCCTTGAATAATTCTTTTTCACCAAagataaattattcaaaaaaattgcaAACGGATCAGTGAATTCATTTATTAAATGTAAGAGTTACATGAGCCCCACAAGGTCACACATTTTTCAGTTTTATCACAAGTCCTGTGAAAACATATTGGAAAACAAACTATGCTTGcagttgagtaaaagagtcaccaTGAAATACGCTAAACAAGGTCTGTCTCTGCACATACCTAAGGTATCATACAAAGGAACACAATAAAGTCCGTGAGCATTGATGGCCTGCAATTATTACATGTCCAAAACCATTGAGTGGAAGAAGCTATTCAGCAACATATAAAAGGCTATTAGGTCGCCAGGGAGGCTCACCACATAAGCATAGAGCACCAAGCAATAGAAGTGGTCCTTACCAGAGAAAGTAGATATTGAACAGACAAGTAGCAAACAAAAGCAAAATACTAAACATGGAAACAATAGTATAGATACAGCAtaaaaaaaacacagaaaaatatcCACAGATAATATAAGGGATTATTCTGGTACCAACATTTTCTAGTGAGTAAACACTAAACAATACCCATTTGTGTGTTTTACTTGTTAAcccttttttcttaaaatttttttaaatttatttttcgaattttataaaatacgaaaatatttatttaatgttGCATTTTGCTCCAAGTAATTGTTACTCCCATTCTTTATTTCTGAAAAATAATCTCAGAACCTCTCTCTTTATATTTCCTCTTTTACTCTTCTCCAGCATGCTATGTCATCATGGTAACACAGTGACCATCCACACCATCGACCCAGCACCCTATGGCCATCGCCGCCCAATACCTTGCTGCTATCGTCAAAGCCATTTTGGTTCAAGAGGAAGTAGTCCAAaagcaaaaaatgaaaaaaatgtaaTATGGTTTTTGAAGCACCATAATTCAGACGGTTCATATTAAAACAGTAAACAAACATTTTtaacaatattggctaaattctCTTGATGAAAAATATGTTATAGgttaattctaaaatattaaatttaatttattatttgaactaactaactaacaaatcATCTAGTTGACATATGTATACTCAGGAACCTGTACTCGTATAAATTACTAGTTACCTTAACAAAAGCCATAAATATAATAAGAAACCACAGCAAACATAGTGTATAGCAAAATCAGATAGAAAAGTTCAACAAAGAGAAGATAAATTGAAAATTAGACATACCTCCATGCTTATAATCCACTCTGCACAATTGGCACCATAAATACCACATTTTACACCCTGTAAAGCAAATACATGACTCAAGCACAGAAGCTCAACTTATTATATAGGGGAAAAAAACCACACTCATATATAACAATAGCCACTAGGCAACGCTTAGTtgccaaaaaaacaaaaagaactaaATGTCAATGGCGTATCATGACAATATGTAAAGTAATTCAGTACGGAACCATTCTTTTGTATGCGGATATGAAACAATCAAGAACATTTCAAGTCCTTGGGGTAGACATTTTTACGAAACCATGCACTTTTGTGGTTAAATGGgcctaaacatccaaaataaaCAGAGAACAATACTAATAAAACAACATTTAATAGAAAATAATAACACTACCAAAATAACAGCTTAATTTTCTAATGCGAATGGCATAGGCGACTTACTTCCCCATAGCCACAGCTGCGGAGGGAATTCCCAATCTTTATCACCAGATCATATACTTCTTCATATGTTTTCCACTTGTACTTGCCGGGCTATGAAAAGATACCAAAAGTAAAAAATGGTGCATTCAAGTCAACCAAAAGTCAAAGCTGCTGTCAAGCAATGGCAGGAAACTTCCATAACATAAAAGATCTAGATGGCATGGGAAGTTTACCTTCCCATCCACGATTTCCCGGTGACCAAGCATTGGATTTTTCGGATATTTCTGGGCAGAAGTTCTGGAAAGAAAGTACTTGCATTCAGAACCGAATCGTCTAATATTATACCAAAACGAGTCCTAAATGCAACTAAACTCAGTAAACTGTAGTAAAGAGCTGGATTAAATGATTAACACACATCGTGTTCTCTCAAGTCCTAAATCAAATGAAATTAAACCACATGCTCAACTTCTAATCTGAATTAGAAGATGCGGTTTGAAAGTTGACTAGTTTTAGAGTAGACAATTCAGATCGAAACTCTACCTAAATCCGAAACAGATCATAGAGCAGTGCTTAAGTAGTtagacagaaattaaaacaaaaaaccgAATCCAATTCCAACGAGTTTAGTGAAACAAATAAAATGCTGAACCTGAACCACCAACAAAAAAATGTTCGAGTAAGTGAAGTAACCGGAAAATATCCCAGCAGTTATCGAGGCCGGGAACAGGCGGAGGAAATCCATCCTTTGCGAAGAGGCTCCGATAAACAGGACCTCTTGACGGCCTCTCTCCTTCGGCCTCCTTGGCTTTCTCAACTTCAACGATGAATCTCTTCTGCGCCATTTCCCTTCACGCGTTTCTCCTAACGGAACAACAATTTGAGTAGAAGTTAGATGTTAGATATCAGCTGAGAAATAGTGTGCAAGGGGCAAAAACATTAAATAGAATTTGGTTAAGGTATGTGACCCCTACCAGGTTTCTGTGGATTCTTTTGTGTTGACTGGCAGCTCTGAAGAGAGTAGAGTTGAGTAGAAAAAATTGGAGGATGGTGGCGTGGCGTGGCGTGGCTGAAAACCTGCCTCACTTCGCTTTTTATGTCGTTATTACGTGTAGGCCTGTACGGGCTGGAGGCCTCTCGCAAcacaaataatttaaatctaaTTAGGTTTGGATTGGTAAACAAATTCTGAAAATTTCAAATTAAGCTAGcaactttttttgtttttggttactTAAGACTTTTGTTGGATTGTGCATTAAGCAGAGAAGACTTTTATTAGATTAGTTTCTTGTTTGTtatcttttgttaaaaaaaaaaaggaaaagggggggggggggggggatgtgATTGTTGAAATAAAACTTTAAACTAACTTGATCTTGTATTTTGTGAGTTGTTAAGCTTTTGTTCTATATACTTGCACTTGACTTGATTAGTGCGGTTAGCACCTAATCAGCTCCGATGTTGATTCGTCTTGTTTGTTTTGTAATTTTAACGGGATGGTGGTATATTTCATTTTTATATTGGAAACATACACAGCTTTAAATctcattgaaaaaattaattttaaaacacatTACAAATTAAATCTGAGATtgccaaaattaaattaataaattgtgTTTAATCCAAGCATGTTATAAAATGATTCAACATTTAAACCTGATCCAAGGAGGGTCATATAGGAGCATCTAATTCTTAAAACTCAAAATATTCAATTGAAGAATCAACTGACTAATCATTTTAATCTATTTACTTCAACACGCTTATCATTTTAATCGTAACTCTAATCTTATGTCAATTATTCCTGAAAAATATTCGGAGGAACTTATCTTTGAAATTGTCATTTTGGTGATTTTTAGATTTCCTAAgatttcacttcacattcaattaattccttttaaaaatatataacttctatttgtaaaaattttaatctGATTAACCCCTATAATCAGAGAATCAAACTTAACCATAAAGATAAGAACACAAATTCGAATATGAAAATAACATTAGAATATTCATATTCCAATATCCTTGAGAACAATGTTATCCagaaaattaatctaaaaatGTTATCCAGAAAATTTTGgacacatttttttcttttcagctTTCAAACttctttgaaaaagaatttggctATCTATCTCGGCTAACCATTGACATCATAATTAGTGGAACACttcaaacaaaaataatactACGTTATTGCTCCTTTTAAAGAATAACACTTGATACAACTTGACAAAAGCAACGATGGGTAGAAAAGTCCACCGGTAGAAAAGTCCCCTAATCGTAATTTTTCTTATGATATACTAAAACGACTCAAAAAAATGAACCAGAAAAAAGAATTGAATAATCCCCATTGTGGAATCATTGCCTCCCAATGTTGAGCGCTTAACTGAAAGCGAGAAACCAACACACGTTACCCTTTCAGTAAACGAAAAAGCTGATTAATAAAGCTTAAAGGAtaaataatggaggaaagccagaAAATTACATCTTCCTTGCAGCGAACTACAGATATTCCAATGACATGCAATTCAAATGACATTCAAACTGGTAATTTACCGCATTATGAACCAGACGTACACAGTGAAGTAGCACATCAACAGAAAAATGTAATATACAATGCAGGAGCACAGCAACAGAAGTTCAAAACACCTCCGAATGAAAAAGGAATAGTGTTCCACCTAAGGCTAAAAGACATCTAGGTTTTGCATTTGCACACTAAGAAATTTTAACCTGCATCACTCACTCAGGATGCAGCAGACTAAGACAGCTTCGATTTCAGCCAGTAAATTTAGTTGCCACGTCGACCTCTTCCTGATGGGGGCCTCCGATTTCCCACCCCATTGCGCTGCACAGCATTATTCTGCCTCGATAATACTCTCATTCTTTGTTCCTTCATGTTTGCAAAGAGTGAATCCAGCGTCTGAGGCCTTTGCTTAGGCACTACATCCCCATTACCCTGCTGTGGTTGAGGTGAAGGCACTGGTTGCTGCATGTAAAATTCACAGTAAAGGCTTGCATATAGATGAAGCACAACTCTAACCAATCTCTTAGGAAGCCACTTTCAGGATAAATGATGCTAAaccatgaaaaaaaataaaataaaataaaataaaacttcagTTTAGCTCGGCACTGACCACAACAATCACAGAATGGGAAGTGACTGATTATCATTGGACAAATCGTTTTACCTCAACAATAGTAGCTGTCAACCTAAATCCCTAATCCCCAATCCCAAGAAATATAGATGGCACCACACAGGATTGAAGAATGTACAATTTCATTCAAAATGAACAAAGCATGGCATGAGTAAATAAATCTCAACTGATAACCAGTTAGCATCACCAGAAGCCTTCTTTGCTTCAGACAGTAGACAATGTTAATCTTGAATGCAGctttaaaagataaaaacaaacaTAACACCAACCAGTAAAGAAATTAGTCCCAAACCTTTGCAGGAAAACCTCCACTGGCAGCCCTTGTCTGATTTGCAGGAACTTGGAACCTACACACACAAGGAAAAGACAGGGATAATTCAAGTGAAGACACATAATACATACAAAATACTCCAACAACAGCGAGTAGCTCCAAAATGCTCAGCACAACTGACTATGATCTCTAACAGAGACCTTACACTACTTAAAAACCTTTCACTTCATTAAAATGTTGAGCTTCTTACCATCGGATTCTATACATATCCAACTacaaagaaagaaggggaaaaagAACTAAGGACAAAGACATTAGTTACATAGCCAAGGGCCAACTTCAGGAACCAATTCGAAATTTCCACACAGAGCAGACAGTTGCAGTGTGATCTGTAGTTTGAACTGGTACCCAAAAACTTCAGTGAAACTTAAAGGTGATACCACAAAGACTGCCATGCAGGCAAACCAACTGAAGACTTAAAGGCTTCCCCACAAGTCATCAATGTAAAGTTGCCAGAAGATTCAAGGACACCAATTTCTTCACATAACAACCCACGGTATGGCAGCTGTGCAGGTGGATAAAATAACTTGGAGCAGATATTTACAGATCATCTTCACCACCACAACGTTCACCAAAGTCAGACAAACTCCACAATTATTAACTTGATTATCAAACACAATGTTTTCTATAGAGAGAAACCATGGAAAAGTGACTCCAGATTCTCGGTAGCAAAAACTATTTTACTACACAGAATGAACAAAGATCTTTTCAATTATTGGACTGAACATGGATCTTTTCAATTATCTGGCCTtttgttgaaaataataaataactagGAAGGTAGAATGTTGCAACTTATTGAGGGctccaattgaaaaaaaaatatcatactGCAGAGCAAGTGTATGCATCCTTACAGGCTTTGCAGCATGGTCTCAAGGTAATCAGGTGTTCGGAACCAATTTTCATATCAAAGAGAAGAGTTATAGCAAACTGAGAGACGGGCAATAATCAACAACCCAAAAAACTGACGCCAAACAAAAGTGTAGCAATTCTCACAATGCAGGAACTCGAGTGTGGCCATAAAATGTAATGCTAGCAATGACCTCATCTCTTCATAATGGGcaaattctcaaaaaaaaatgCATGCTTAGTCGGCGCCACAATCACTACACATGTGCCTTAACAACCGAATAACGCACGGTTGTTTTTCCCATGAGCAAGCAACTAATCATTGGCAACATTGTCCCCACTATTGTGCATGCGATGGGTACTCCCCCACATCCAGGGTGAGAAACTTCTGAAAGACTCTTCATGTTATCATTTTTAGCAACATAATTCCAGTGAATCAGACTAGGCCTAGTTAGAAATCCAGTTGCTCCACCAACCAGCTCAACCAATAAAACTCCAATTATTTAACAATCAATATCCACagtgacactcaacatagacCCATTCAAATCATGAAGTTTGCACAATAGACTTATCAGATTCTAAAGCAGGTATTCAATACAGAATTCCATAAACATGTGGCTTGCCCTCATTCATAATGTCTACATGGCTCCTTTTGCAgagtttaaaaaaaaacttatatatggAAGGCACATTAAGTTGGGCCATGCTTTACCTGcaataatggaaaaaaaaataattttcgttTTTTGCTATTTACAAGCATTGCATCCATAGTCAAATGCCTAACCGGTATCTCATGTTCTAATATCTCTAAAAGTTAATACAGATGTAAATAAGAATTAAACAAATATAATACCTTGCTTTATTCCAGCTAGCTACCCTACTGCGATTAAAATTTCTATTGCGCAGAGGTGCATTAACAGCTTTTCGTGCAATCTCAGCTGCCACAGGAAATTGGTTTCCCTGGAAATTAGACCTTCTTTTTGCAAGAGCCCCCTAATTGTTATGATATTTAACGGTAATATTAGAAACATGAATACATAAACAACAAGGGTACGAAACTTCATATAATCATGTTTCATAAACTCAGGTACCTGTCTAAGAGAAGATCTTGAATCCATATAATTCCGTAGCTTTGAAGACTTCTCTTGAATAAAATTGTTCGAAGACTTTAAGCTCTTGTTCTGTGTCGGCATACAAATTAAGGAGGAAAAAAATGTTAACCATGTTAAATACTACAAGGCATCACCAAGTGGCAAAGGCAATGAAATAATACAATTTTACATAGGAAATTCTTACCGGAACTCGTCTTTGCTTCCTAGTCTTCTTGTTCTTagacattttgattatatcatctaCAAATAAATATCAGAAGATTATGGATATTAGATAACATTAACCagagaaaaatatgaaataataaatgGCTTCGAAAGGTCCTTCAAAATATAAAGCACACCTAATGTCATGTCCATCTTCTTCTCTGTAAGCGCAATTGCTTCCGTTGTAAGAGGTTTGGCAGCCATCTGATAAtgtataaataatttgataatttgaTACTCATATGTATAAGCACATAAGACAAAATTTAGAAGCAACCAGGACGAAGTAACAACAAAAAAGCCAGTTACGGAGGAAAACATTAGTAGCATCTTTGCGATTCTTAACGAAAAGAGTAAAGAAGCAGCAACAAAGTCGAGCATATCATCAACAGAAGGTCATGGAATAAACTTTAGCCAATGGAGTTCTGAAATTGCTAAATTAACAGCGATAACAAAACAAATCGCTGCCTATAAAATCCTACAACTATCAACCATCTTAGTTTTCTAATTCTATTAGGAACATTGAAGGACTCGATCAACAAAAGGAGAACAAGGCGATGTTGAAATTTCAATTTCTAATGGAAAGGCATTAGAAAGAGAGAGAAGCCTTACTCGTAGGAGAAGATGAATCTCAAACCTTGGAATGGAGTTGCAATCCTACGGCAGTTAGCTAGGGTTTTGGTTCGTATTATTCCCGAGAGATAAGAGAAAGAGCAGAAAAACGATAGAGGGAAGAGAAAAGAGGGTGAAAACTGAACTGAAAAGGGTTAAAAGGAGAGGATCCGATATTTATGTGATGGTAGATGGCGGTGAGTTAAGCGGGTCAATTTCTAATTGTATCCACAAACCCATAACCCGGCCGTTTTCCTCTGTTTCCCAGCTGCCTTTACCCGGTTTTTAGCGGCTTTCAAATCCGCTTAGCTGGATTTACCGATTTAGTTTACTGTTTCCTGCTTCTTGCGCACCAAGGCATATTCGCGTCGACTCATTTACcagctaaaacaaagaaaaaaatattttctattctcaaaattgataatattattttttagagttattttaatttaaaaaatttatttaaaaataaatataataaaaaaatgacagAATCAATTAAGAAATAACAAAATCAATCtcttaaaaataatttactatgAGTAAATTGCGAAAATATGATATTTAGGCCCAGTTTgaataaacaacttaattaattttttttaaaaataacttaaataataaataattatattaaaagtaacttataaataagttattttgtgtttgaatttttaactttaaaaatatttattttatagaaatgtaatAAAAAGTAGTATTATTAtgagataaattatttttttaacttctctataagtttCTAAGAGCAACTCCAATGCTGGAAAATAGAGTTACAGGGACCCAATTGCCATTGGaacaaagaggaaagagaagcTCTTCGATGAAATCAAGGCTGAGAGTTCCTCTAAGGAGGGATTTGCAGCAACCAATAAAATCATGCCATGtggtattctaatttaaaaaatttaaaacatattagatatatatctatttaattaattatttatattaattatttaataattaattatattaaatcatatttaatataaataattatattaactcaatatcaaatattatttatattgttatattgaatcataattaattaaatttatttacataaaaaataaatttaatttttatatattataaaataatttttggttggattatttatttttatttgtaaaatttaaaatactaatcaaatttaagtatttattttaatattttataatattgaattattttaaatcataaatttaaataatattattataaaaaaaataattatattaattttaagtattttaattaattaattaagtgggatcaCAACatggactaaagttagttccttctaatggagaagaaaaaaatgctttgagttcctatttactatttatgacgcaaaagttgatgtggagttactttttatgacagatgGGTCATAAATAGGGATTGAGATGAGTTCCCTATTAGAGATGgtctaaatagcttcttagaaagctgcaatttgattttgaaaattacactggatattaatactactatttttcataagtcaaaaagataaaaaaagttaCTTTTAAAACTCCCCAAACAGCCTCTTAACAATGGAATCAAATTTATTTAAGCTGATGAGACGTTTCAAAATATTCAATATTGGAATCCAATTAGACTCAAATTACATTTTTctgagaggaaaaagaaaaatcatataCATAGTATACCATAAGTCCATAACCGCTAGCATTTCTTCCTACCTCTTTTTCAGGAATCTCTATGTAAGTATATTTTAGGATGCTCTCATCCTCATTGAGTCATTTATGATGACAACTCAATTGTTCTCGttcaatttttcattttcatCTACTCCTTTTAATTTGGTGTTTTCTTTTAAATTGCCCAAACTACAACAATATAATGTttgattgaaataaaataatatatttaatatgtgTAAACAATCCTAAAAGGGGTGTTTGAAAACGGTTTGCTGGAATCAAACCTTATCAAGGTGCTcttgttttatacttttatttttaaccaagaataGAGCGCATATTGTGATAGTAATATTCATCATTATTTAACAGTTTAATATGCAGAAGATACTTATCACTAGCATAAAAATTTCGAGGCATTCTTCCCCTGtgaaataacataaaaattaaaattaaatacatcaCT
Encoded here:
- the LOC112749721 gene encoding uncharacterized protein, with translation MAAKPLTTEAIALTEKKMDMTLDDIIKMSKNKKTRKQRRVPNKSLKSSNNFIQEKSSKLRNYMDSRSSLRQGALAKRRSNFQGNQFPVAAEIARKAVNAPLRNRNFNRSRVASWNKARFQVPANQTRAASGGFPAKQPVPSPQPQQGNGDVVPKQRPQTLDSLFANMKEQRMRVLSRQNNAVQRNGVGNRRPPSGRGRRGN
- the LOC112749720 gene encoding long chain acyl-CoA synthetase 4, yielding MAQKRFIVEVEKAKEAEGERPSRGPVYRSLFAKDGFPPPVPGLDNCWDIFRTSAQKYPKNPMLGHREIVDGKPGKYKWKTYEEVYDLVIKIGNSLRSCGYGEGVKCGIYGANCAEWIISMEAINAHGLYCVPLYDTLGAGAVEFIICHAEVSVSFVEEKKIPELLKTFPNTTKYLKTLVSFGKVTPEQKQEVEKFGLAIYSWDEFLQVGQNQSFDLPVKKKSDICTIMYTSGTTGDPKGVLISNESILTLLAGVKRLLESVKEELNDKDVYLSYLPLAHIFDRVIEELFIWHGASIGFWRGDVKLLIEDIGELKPTIFCAVPRVLDRVYTGLTQKVSAGGFLKQALFNFAYSYKLNNMKKGRKHEEASPLLDKIVFDKVKQGLGGHVRLILSGAAPLSPHVESYLKVVTCAHVIQGYGLTETCAGTFVSLPHEMDMVGTVGPPVPNVDVCLESVPDMGYDALGSTPRGEICVRGNTLFSGYYKRDDLTNEVLTDGWFHTGDVGEWQPDGSMKIIDRKKNIFKLSQGEYVAVENLENVYRQLSCIDSIWVYGNSFESFLVAVANPSKPVLERWAEENGIKIDFDSLCKDSRAKSYILGELTRIAKENKLKGYEFIKDVHLDPVPFDMERDLITPTYKMKRPQLLKYYKNVIDDMYKSGGKRSA